The Halomonas sp. 7T genome contains a region encoding:
- the xthA gene encoding exodeoxyribonuclease III — protein MRLVSFNINGIRARLHQLQALIDTQQPDVIGLQETKVQDSEFPLADVEAMGYHVFYYGQKGHYGVALLCRQKPQAVLYGFPDDEEDAQRRMIGVQLVADNGEAVTVWNGYFPQGENVEHPTKFPHKERFYQQLASLLHQHHRPDEQLVVMGDFNISPEDQDIGIGEPNRKRWLREGKTSFQPVEREWLEGIKAWGLSDSYRLCHPDNSEWFSWFDYRSKGFDREPKRGLRIDYILVSTPLAECVTNAGIDYALRGMERPSDHAPVWSDFSLQLKLSEH, from the coding sequence CGCAGCAGCCTGATGTCATTGGCCTGCAAGAAACCAAAGTACAAGATAGCGAGTTTCCTCTCGCTGACGTGGAAGCCATGGGCTATCACGTTTTTTATTACGGTCAAAAGGGGCATTATGGGGTTGCCTTACTGTGCCGGCAGAAGCCACAAGCGGTGCTTTATGGCTTTCCTGATGATGAGGAAGACGCCCAACGCCGAATGATCGGCGTGCAACTCGTCGCGGATAATGGCGAAGCTGTCACCGTTTGGAACGGCTACTTCCCCCAGGGTGAAAACGTTGAGCACCCGACTAAGTTTCCCCATAAGGAACGCTTCTATCAACAGCTGGCTAGCTTGCTTCACCAGCACCACCGCCCAGACGAGCAGCTGGTGGTGATGGGTGATTTCAACATATCGCCAGAAGATCAGGATATCGGGATTGGTGAGCCGAACCGCAAACGCTGGTTGCGCGAAGGTAAAACCAGCTTTCAGCCCGTCGAACGCGAATGGCTGGAGGGCATTAAAGCGTGGGGGCTTAGCGACAGCTATCGTCTGTGCCACCCGGATAACAGTGAGTGGTTCAGCTGGTTTGACTATCGCTCCAAAGGGTTTGATCGCGAGCCCAAGCGCGGCCTGCGTATTGACTATATTCTGGTATCTACACCGCTTGCCGAGTGCGTCACCAATGCGGGCATTGATTATGCACTGCGCGGTATGGAGCGGCCTTCCGACCACGCCCCCGTCTGGAGCGATTTTTCACTTCAGCTTAAGCTTAGTGAACACTAA